Proteins found in one Planococcus citri chromosome 2, ihPlaCitr1.1, whole genome shotgun sequence genomic segment:
- the LOC135834531 gene encoding sex peptide receptor-like, producing MRICGYVDMLCCVVTTISNTLIITVFTRSTMVSPMNTIFIHIAITESLAILSFIPRSYHEYFQVEQCSIHNHRTHGWANLALHSYVVAFAFRHMVVWLTVMLGVWRYIAVVHPLKKSQWCNMRITRKLIIGAYIFGFLITITPYICIAVQPSNILLDTEGCLLSNSTTGNKTINATIHEFSVPLEDYPTLYLIVLISYGILLKTVPAIVLIVISYKLIFALIEARKRRVGMVANLNRKFMEQQMDRTTIVLILILALFIAAEITHGIFGTLTGILGPAFFWNYYYYIMEIANTFAHISQSLNFVFYYAMSNQFRKTFKALFKRNRNRSFNDGHHISSAVPARGITEMERLES from the exons ATGAGAATATGCGGGTATGTGGACATGTTGTGTTGCGTAGTGACGACGATTTCCAACACTTTGATCATCACTGTGTTCACAAGAAGTACCATGGTATCACCTATGAACACAATCTTCATTCACATCGCCATCACCGAATCACTGGCCATCCTTAGCTTCATACCTCGCTCATATCACGAATACTTTCAAGTGGAACAGTGTTCAATCCACAATCACCGAACACATGGATGGGCGAATTTAGCTCTTCATTCGTACGTGGTCGCATTCGCATTTCGTCACATGGTAGTTTGGCTTACGGTAATGCTGGGAGTATGGCGATACATAGCAGTAGTGCATCCGCTGAAGAAGAGTCAATGGTGCAATATGCGCATAACGCGAAAATTGATAATCGGAGcgtatatttttggatttttaatcacGATAACACCTTACATTTGCATAGCGGTTCAACCATCCAACATACTACTCGATACAGAAGGGTGTTTACTCTCGAATTCGACCACTGGCAATAAAACCATCAACGCCACCATACACGAATTCAGTGTGCCACTCGAGGATTATCCTACTTTATACTTAATCGTCTTGATCAGCTACGGGATTCTATTGAAAACTGTGCCTGCAATTGTCTTAATTGTGATCAGCTACAA GTTAATCTTCGCCCTGATTGAAGCACGAAAACGACGAGTAGGAATGGTTGCcaatttgaatcgaaaattcATGGAACAACAAATGGATCGAACGACTATAGTTTTAATACTCATATTGGCATTATTTATAGCAGCTGAAATTACTCACGGAATATTCGGCACATTGACGGGAATCTTGGGtccagcatttttttggaattactaCTATTACATAATGGAGATCGCAAATACCTTTGCGCATATTTCACAGAGTTTGAATTTCGTGTTCTATTATGCGATGAGCAACCAATTCAGGAAAACTTTCAAAGCATTATTCAAACGAAATAGAAATAGATCGTTTAACGATGGACATCACATCAGCTCAGCAGTCCCTGCAAGAGGTATCACTGAAATGGAACGTCTTGAAAGTTAA
- the LOC135834186 gene encoding sex peptide receptor-like — MNLEEAPWKQPTDYHSYSNMRICGYVDMLCCVVTTISNTLIITVFTRSTMVSPMNTIFIHIAITESLAILSFIPRSWHEYFQVEPCSIHIYRTYKWENFALHSYLLAFAFRHMVVWLTVMLGVWRYIAIVHPLKKSQWCDMRTTRKLIIAGYIFGFLITIPIYFYIAVQPFRIQLDENGCLPSNSTTSNKTINTTIYEFSVPLEKFPFLYSFSFIGYAVLIKTVPALVLIVISYKLIFALIEARKRRAGMVANLNRKHLQNQTDRTTIILLLILALFIATELNHGIFGTLTGILGPTFFWGYFYYTMEIANTFAHISQSLNFVFYYAMSEQFRKTFNSLFKRNGNKSSHDGHRIRGITEIEQLI, encoded by the exons ATGAACCTTGAAGAAGCGCCCTGGAAACAACCAACGGATTATCATTCTTATTCCAATATGAGAATATGCGGGTACGTGGACATGTTGTGTTGCGTAGTGACGACGATTTCCAACACTTTGATCATCACTGTGTTCACAAGAAGTACCATGGTATCACCTATGAACACAATCTTCATTCACATCGCCATCACCGAATCACTGGCCATCCTTAGCTTCATACCTCGCTCATGGCACGAATATTTTCAAGTAGAACCGTGTTCAATCCATATTTACCGAACATACAAATGGGAGAATTTCGCTCTTCATTCGTACCTGCTCGCATTTGCATTTCGCCACATGGTTGTTTGGCTTACGGTGATGCTGGGAGTATGGCGATACATAGCAATAGTACATCCGCTGAAGAAGAGTCAATGGTGCGACATGCGCACTACGCGAAAACTGATAATCGCAGGgtacatttttggatttttaatcacAATACCTATTTACTTCTACATAGCGGTTCAACCATTCCGCATACAACTCGATGAAAATGGGTGTTTACCCTCGAATTCAACCACTAGCAATAAAACCATTAACACCACCATATACGAATTCAGCGTGCCACTTGagaaatttccttttttatactcATTCTCCTTCATCGGCTACGCGGTTTTAATTAAAACTGTGCCTGCACTTGTCTTAATTGTGATCAGCTACAA GTTAATCTTTGCCCTAATCGAAGCACGAAAACGTCGAGCAGGAATGGTTGCCAATTTGAATCGAAAACACTTGCAAAATCAAACGGATCGGACAACGATAATTCTGTTACTCATATTGGCATTATTCATAGCAACAGAACTTAATCACGGAATATTCGGCACATTGACGGGAATCTTGggtccaacatttttttgggggtacttTTACTACACAATGGAGATAGCAAATACTTTTGCGCATATTTCCCAGAGTTTAAATTTCGTGTTCTATTATGCGATGAGCGAACAATTCAGGAAAACTTTCAATTCATTATTTAAACGAAATGGCAATAAATCGTCACACGATGGACATCGTATCAGAGGTATTACTGAGATAGAGCAACTTATCTAG